A window of the Aspergillus flavus chromosome 6, complete sequence genome harbors these coding sequences:
- a CDS encoding translation initiation factor IF-3, C-terminal domain-containing protein: MKHIRGFISTTQALRRIFLAPIETPRPQCLRPAFLPTFTQSRLLSIRRKPQQQDAQPQARARQVKDEEIRSEYIQLVNEDGKLDPPVRLHDALLTIERPDNFILQVSPGFRGRAPVCKVVNRLEIREQERAKAKAAHVNKNSLKQIELNWAIDAHDLSHRLKQLTNFLDKGRKVEVILTKKRGKRSPTVEEVKHVMDSVLQATKDANAMQVKPMEGEPGKHVVLVVKRKDLGQ; the protein is encoded by the coding sequence ATGAAGCATATACGTGGTTTTATCTCAACCACACAAGCTTTGCGCCGTATATTTCTCGCACCTATTGAAACTCCTAGACCCCAGTGTCTTCGTCCCGCTTTTCTCCCAACCTTCACGCAATCCCGCCTTCTTTCCATCCGCCGCAAGCCTCAACAGCAAGATGCACAGCCCCAGGCAAGAGCAAGGCAGgtgaaagatgaagaaatccgGTCAGAATATATCCAGCTTGTGAATGAAGATGGCAAACTGGATCCACCCGTAAGGCTTCATGATGCCTTGCTGACAATAGAGCGCCCGGACAATTTCATATTGCAAGTCTCCCCTGGCTTTCGCGGCCGCGCACCCGTTTGCAAAGTCGTGAATCGACTTGAGATACGAGAGCAAGAACGTGCGAAAGCAAAGGCTGCGCACGTCAACAAGAATTCGCTCAAACAGATCGAGCTGAACTGGGCTATTGATGCCCATGATCTCTCCCACCGACTGAAGCAATTGACAAACTTCCTCGACAAGGGCCGGAAAGTAGAGGTTATATTGACCAAAAAGAGAGGCAAGAGGTCACCCACTGTGGAGGAAGTCAAGCATGTGATGGATAGTGTGTTGCAGGCTACTAAGGATGCCAATGCGATGCAAGTGAAACCGATGGAAGGAGAACCTGGCAAACATGTGGTACTTGTTgtgaagagaaaggatcTGGGTCAATGA
- a CDS encoding nucleoside phosphatase (unnamed protein product), producing MSTGFDGRHINHAPSIQKPGSRVSRRSNSRASQPANNTPSYSPDTCQSPSTDIMAQSQRSRYLKTGAIVGALFLMILWLSPSKPAVTGFGREKSPTGVAPLTDKCTKPHDPSKPLIQYALMIDAGSQGSRIHVYRFNNCGPTPELEHEEFEQTEKRKGGSGLSSYKEDAEGAAKSLDPLMQVAMRTVPEEYKSCSPVAVKATAGLRMLGPEMSQNILEAVRHRLETVYPFPVVSREKGGVEIMDGSDEGVYAWITTNYLLGKIGGPDETPTAAIFDLGGGSTQIVFQPTFEKSKSGGMPERLADGDHKYELQFGGRGFDLYQHSHLGYGLMAAREAIHKAVVEGKMASSGNDMAWLNQPIPNPCIAPGMERDVEVKFDKEHPLGSKVTVKMVGPQDGSSSPALCRGFAEKILKKDAECKLAPCSFNGVHQPSLEKTFSREDVYIFSYFFDRTKPLGMPDSFTLEELHQLTSTVCAGESSWKIFEGMGEAMAELRDRPEWCLDLNFMLALLHSGYEMPLSREVKIAKKIKNNELGWCLGASLPLLSQESGWTCRVKEVS from the exons ATGTCGACTGGATTTGACGGTCGACATATAAACCACGCGCCATCTATCCAGAAGCCAGGCTCTAGAGTCAGTAGACGCTCCAATTCGCGGGCATCCCAACCCGCGAATAACACACCAAGCTACTCACCGGACACTTGTCAAAGTCCGTCAACCGACATAATGGCACAAAGCCAGAGGTCCCGGTACCTAAAGACCGGCGCCATCGTAGGCgccttgttcttgatgattCTTTGGCTCTCTCCATCGAAGCCAGCAGTGACAGGCTTTGGCCGCG AGAAATCCCCCACTGGTGTCGCTCCTCTAACGGATAAATGCACCAAGCCTCATGACCCCTCGAAACCGTTGATTCAGTACGCTCTAATGATCGATGCTGGTAGTCAAGGCTCTCGGATCCATGTCTACCGGTTCAATAACTGCGGCCCTACTCCCGAACTTGAACACGAGGAATTTGAACAGAccgagaagaggaagggtGGTTCTGGATTGAGCTCATATAAGGAAGATGCCGAAGGAGCGGCCAAGAGTCTTGATCCTCTCATGCAGGTTGCGATGAGGACCGTTCCCGAAGAGTACAAGTCTTGCTCTCCAGTCGCTGTGAAAGCCACCGCCGGTTTGCGAATGCTCGGGCCAGAGATGAGCCAGAACATCCTGGAAGCCGTAAGGCATCGCCTGGAGACTGTCTATCCATTCCCCGTCGTCTCTCGTGAGAAAGGAGGCGTTGAGATTATGGATGGATCGGACGAGGGTGTTTACGCATGGATCACAACTAACTACCTTCTCGGAAAGATTGGCGGTCCAGACGAAACGCCGACTGCTGCGATCTTTGACCTAGGTGGTGGTTCTACTCAAATTGTCTTCCAGCCCACATTCGAAAAGAGCAAGTCGGGTGGTATGCCGGAACGCTTAGCGGACGGCGATCACAAGTATGAGCTCCAGTTTGGTGGACGGGGCTTCGACCTGTACCAGCACTCCCACCTTGGATATGGTCTCATGGCTGCACGTGAAGCCATTCACAAAGCTGTCGTTGAGGGTAAAATGGCCTCCAGTGGAAACGATATGGCTTGGTTGAATCAGCCCATCCCTAATCCTTGTATTGCACCTGGAATGGAGCGCGATGTGGAGGTGAAGTTTGACAAGGAACACCCACTTGGATCAAAAGTGACTGTCAAGATGGTTGGCCCGCAGGAtggatcttcttcgcctgccCTGTGCCGCGGCTTCGCGGAGAAGATTCTCAAGAAGGACGCTGAATGCAAACTTGCACCTTGCTCTTTCAATGGTGTTCATCAGCCCTCGCTTGAGAAGACATTTTCCAGAGAAGACGTTTATATCTTTTCCTACTTCTTTGACCGCACTAAGCCCCTGGGCATGCCTGACTCTTTCACTCTGGAGGAGTTGCACCAGCTCACATCCACCGTCTGTGCCGGCGAATCGTCATGGAAGATTTTCGAAGGCATGGGAGAAGCCATGGCCGAGCTACGCGACCGTCCTGAGTGGTGCTTGGATTTGAACTTCATGCTTGCACTGCTGCACTCTGGCTACGAGATGCCATTGTCCCGAGAAGTCAAGATcgccaagaagatcaagaacaacGAACTTGGCTGGTGTCTAGGCGCAAG CTTGCCTCTTCTAAGCCAAGAGTCGGGATGGACTTGCCGCGTGAAGGAAGTCTCTTAA